Proteins from a genomic interval of Paenibacillus sp. FSL H8-0048:
- the scpB gene encoding SMC-Scp complex subunit ScpB, translated as MDYNTLKSIIEGLLFLSGDEGLSVRQIAEITEQRPDLATRALDDLKEDYHSQSRGLQVVQIAGNYRLATLPEHAQYFERLAYSPSRSSLSQAALETLAIVAYRQPITRVEIEEIRGVKSERAIHTLGNKDLIHEVGRAEAVGRPILYGTTKSFLDSFGLASLKELPEPSSFDTSEGLEEETQLLFSKLDSQMTFDEVE; from the coding sequence GTGGACTACAACACGCTGAAATCGATTATTGAAGGCCTGCTGTTTCTCTCGGGGGATGAAGGCCTGTCGGTCCGGCAGATTGCCGAGATTACCGAGCAGCGGCCCGATCTGGCGACAAGAGCGCTGGATGATTTAAAAGAAGACTACCACTCGCAGAGCCGGGGTCTTCAGGTGGTCCAGATTGCCGGAAATTACCGGCTGGCGACACTCCCGGAGCATGCACAGTATTTCGAGCGGCTGGCGTATTCGCCCTCCAGATCCTCCCTGTCCCAGGCGGCGCTGGAGACACTCGCGATTGTGGCTTACCGGCAGCCGATCACGAGAGTGGAGATCGAGGAGATCCGGGGTGTCAAATCCGAACGGGCCATCCACACGCTGGGCAACAAGGATCTGATCCACGAGGTGGGCCGGGCGGAGGCTGTCGGGCGTCCGATTCTGTACGGCACCACCAAGTCCTTCCTGGACAGCTTCGGGTTGGCCAGCCTGAAGGAGCTGCCGGAGCCGTCGAGCTTCGATACCTCCGAGGGTCTGGAAGAGGAGACCCAGCTGCTGTTCAGCAAGCTGGACAGCCAGATGACCTTTGATGAGGTAGAATAA
- a CDS encoding segregation and condensation protein A produces MTVLYKLETFEGPLDLLLHLIDKAEIDIQDIPVSEITEQYMEFLQGMKELELDITSEFLVMAATLLSIKSKMLLPKPPVIEFEDFDYYEDDGYDPRAELVQRLIEYRKFKSIAVQLLDMESERSLIFTKEPEDLGPFVPAQTDNTLKGLHTADLIAAFRKALSKAARRTSYQRITRDEISVKDRIRDVSEALQRKGIGGRMRFSSLLHEEMDRHEIVTTFLAILELMKMKAIYCYQEKLFEDIVMEWRGGEDVSGLQHAEIDY; encoded by the coding sequence GTGACTGTATTGTACAAGCTGGAGACGTTCGAAGGTCCGCTCGATCTGCTCTTGCATCTGATTGACAAGGCGGAAATCGACATCCAGGACATTCCGGTCAGCGAGATCACCGAGCAGTATATGGAATTCCTACAGGGAATGAAGGAGCTGGAGCTGGATATCACCAGTGAATTTCTGGTGATGGCTGCCACGCTCCTGTCGATTAAGAGCAAGATGCTGCTGCCGAAGCCGCCCGTTATTGAGTTCGAGGACTTCGATTATTACGAAGATGACGGCTATGATCCGCGAGCGGAGCTGGTGCAGCGCCTGATTGAATACCGTAAGTTCAAGAGCATCGCGGTGCAGCTGCTGGATATGGAGAGCGAGCGCAGCCTGATTTTTACGAAGGAGCCTGAGGATCTCGGCCCCTTCGTTCCTGCGCAGACGGACAATACACTGAAGGGTCTGCACACCGCCGATCTGATCGCTGCGTTCCGCAAGGCGCTTAGCAAGGCTGCCCGGCGCACCTCGTACCAGCGGATTACCAGGGATGAGATCTCGGTAAAAGACCGCATCCGTGATGTATCCGAAGCGCTCCAGCGCAAAGGGATCGGCGGCAGAATGCGGTTCTCGTCCCTACTGCATGAGGAGATGGACCGGCATGAGATTGTCACCACCTTCCTGGCGATTCTGGAGCTGATGAAGATGAAGGCCATTTATTGCTACCAGGAGAAATTATTTGAGGATATTGTTATGGAGTGGAGAGGGGGAGAGGATGTCAGTGGACTACAACACGCTGAAATCGATTATTGA